Sequence from the Paenibacillus riograndensis SBR5 genome:
AACATGTATTTGAAGACAAGGGCGGTTATGGTTGCCGGGATCATCCATGGGATGAGAATCAGCCCTCTTACTTTCTTCGACAGTACAAAGTTCTTGTTGAAGAACAGCGCCAGCATGAAGCCGATTACGAACTGGATTGCAATACTGAATACCGTGTAATACAGGGTGTTATACAAAGACGTACCAAGCAGAGGATCAGCGAACAGCCCCTTATAGTTGCCCAGTCCAACAAACTCTTTGTGCGGAAGATTCAAGGTCATAACATCAACGTTCTGAAAACTCATGATAATGTTCCGGATTATCGGGTACCCGGTAAAGAATAACATGAAGGCAACTGCCGGTAATACAAAGAGCAGGCCTACACGATCCCCTTTCATGAGCCGGGAAGCAAATTTCATCAATAAGACCACCTTATGTTAGTAGGGAGTTGCAGAGGTGGAACGTTTATTTCATCATCTCATCGACAGTGGCCTGGGCTGCGGCGAGGGCATCAGTGGTCGAGGCTGCTCCAGTCACTGCTGCCTGTACGGCCGTAGACATAGCAGTAGACAATTCCGGCCATTTCGCATGCGGACCTCTTGGCATCGCAGACTCCATCTGTTTCATCCAGACTTTGAGCGACGGGTCTTCAGTATATTTCTTGTCGGCAGCAACATCTTTTCTTGGCGGGAATGCTCCCGATACTTCCGCATACGATCTGACAGAGTCAGCACTAAGCGCCCAAGAGATGAATTTCCATGCGGCTTCCTTGTTCTTGCCCTGGATCATTCCGATGTTCTCTCCGCCTAATACGGAGGCATTCTGCTTGCCTTGTGGAATTAGAGCGATTCCAAAATCGAGTTCAGGGTTATCCTTCTCAATGGATGTTGTCTGCCAAGGACCGTTCACCATCATCGCTATTTTGCCGGCGGCAAATTGCTTTTCAATGTCCGACATCCCGATGTTGATCACTTCCTTGCTCATCGAGCCGTCTTCCAGCAGTCCGGATAAGAAATCTACGGCGCTTGCAACCTCTGGACTATTCAGCTTCTCGGGGCTTCCGCCGGCGGCGATTAACCATGGATAGAAATTGAAGGTGCCTTCTTCCCCTTTGAGCAGCGAGGTTGCAAAGCCGTGTACACCATCCTTGGTTAATACCTTCGCTGTAGTCTTAAGTTCATCCCAGGTTCGCGGCGGGTTCACACCAGCTTGGTCCAGCAGCTCTTTGTTATAGAATAAGCCCAGGCAATTGCTCACGAACGGGAGCGAATAGTTCTTGCCTTCATAAATTCCAGACTTCATCGGGCCTTCGAAGAATTGATCCTTGTCCGCCCAGGCGTTTACCTTATCAGTGATGTCTTCAAACAGGCCCATTGCGGCAAAAGCGGCCACATCCGGATTATCGACTAGCACCAGATCCGGCAGATTACCTGCCGAAAGTCCGATGGTCAGCTGCTTCTTGAAATCACTGAACGGAACGAAACTCGGCGTAACCTCCACTTCATCCTGAGATTCATTGAATTTTGTAACGAAGTCTTCGATATCCTTCTCATAATAATGCCATAATACTAGCTTGACCTTCTCCGCTCCCGCAGACGCTGAAGCGTTATTCTTTACTACATTCGGAGGATCCGTTACAGCGCTTCCATTTCCATCCGTACTATCCGACCCGCAGCCTGACACGATGGTCATGGTCATAACACAAGCCAGCAGTGACGTCCATCCTTTTCTCATGCAATTCTTCCGCCCTCTCGATGATTTAAATGATTGCTATAAACTATTAAGATATTTGAAGCGCTTCATATTTATATGATAAATTACAGGGGGGCGTGCTTAAACTCCAAAATCTAAAGACAGGTGTAAAAAATTAATGGGTTATATTACTTGATTTAATGAGATGTCTCTCTTCTAGAGAATCCCCTTAGGACGAGTCCGTTATTTACGGAAATTAATTAAAAAAGAAGCCTGCCGACCATAATGGTTGACAGGCTTCTTTTTATTCATAAGTGACAAGGTCATCTTACCGTCTGGTAAACGAGACCTATGGCTCCAGAATCAAAGGTCTTGTTTTCGATCAGCTTAAGATTGATCTTCTCCTTGAGACCTTGGAATAACGGCAATCCCTTACCAATCAGGACGGGAGAAACCGTAATTTTATACTCATCAATTAAATCAAGCTGCATAAGGTGGTGTGCGAACCTAGGACTGCCGAGGATGACCATATCCTCGCCTGGCTGCTGTTTGAGGTTATTGATCTCTTCCTCGACACCTTCTTTCACGAGCCTGGAATTATTCCACTCGACGTTCTCCAGCGTCGTGGAAAAAACGATTTTTGCTGTCTTTTCGATCCACTCGGCATGATTCCGTTCATGCTGCGAAGCTGACGGGTTCGAAAGCACCGATGGCCAGTAACCGTGCATCATCTGATAAGTCCCACGACCCCAAATGACAGTGTCGGCAGTACTCAGAATTTCTTTCGCATGTTTCGCCAAATCAGCATCGTAGGAAACCCAGCCAATATCCATTTCACCATTCGGCCCCTCTACAAAACCGTCAAGCGATGCGTGAAGAAATAGAACGAGTTTTCTCATTTTCAGTTCTCCTTTGTTCATGTGGGATATCTACCTTATACATTGACTACATTTTAGCAGAATTCAACTTGGGTTGTTTCTTATGGATTGCTAATCCCAAAACCTATCCGTTAGTTTAATGAAGTATCGTAAGTCTAATACATTATTTTCTCAGTCTGCAACTTTATATTCTTTAGAGATTCTCATACAGATTGTACTAAGCTTTGCTTTTGGATAGTGATTAATGCATCGGCTTTTCCCAGTCACCTTTGATTACTATTCCTGTCTCTTTCGCCGCTGCTTCAAGATCACGGATATCCTTTGCTGTCAGCATGATTTCAGCGGCTTTTACAGCATCAGCAATATGGGAAGTTCTCGTAACGCCGATTATCGGAACGGTTCCTTTCGCAATGGCCCAAGTGATTGCAACTTGTGCAGAAGTTGCATTGTGCTTATCGCCGATTTCCTTCATAACATGGATCAAGCCTTCCAGTTTCGCAAGTACGTCTTCATTAAACGCCTCTCCTCTTCTGGTGCCGCTTGGGAGAGGATTTTTCACATTGTATTTGTCGGTTAATGCGCCTTGTTCCAACACCATATAGGAGAAAAACACAATGTT
This genomic interval carries:
- a CDS encoding ABC transporter substrate-binding protein yields the protein MRKGWTSLLACVMTMTIVSGCGSDSTDGNGSAVTDPPNVVKNNASASAGAEKVKLVLWHYYEKDIEDFVTKFNESQDEVEVTPSFVPFSDFKKQLTIGLSAGNLPDLVLVDNPDVAAFAAMGLFEDITDKVNAWADKDQFFEGPMKSGIYEGKNYSLPFVSNCLGLFYNKELLDQAGVNPPRTWDELKTTAKVLTKDGVHGFATSLLKGEEGTFNFYPWLIAAGGSPEKLNSPEVASAVDFLSGLLEDGSMSKEVINIGMSDIEKQFAAGKIAMMVNGPWQTTSIEKDNPELDFGIALIPQGKQNASVLGGENIGMIQGKNKEAAWKFISWALSADSVRSYAEVSGAFPPRKDVAADKKYTEDPSLKVWMKQMESAMPRGPHAKWPELSTAMSTAVQAAVTGAASTTDALAAAQATVDEMMK
- a CDS encoding dihydrofolate reductase family protein encodes the protein MRKLVLFLHASLDGFVEGPNGEMDIGWVSYDADLAKHAKEILSTADTVIWGRGTYQMMHGYWPSVLSNPSASQHERNHAEWIEKTAKIVFSTTLENVEWNNSRLVKEGVEEEINNLKQQPGEDMVILGSPRFAHHLMQLDLIDEYKITVSPVLIGKGLPLFQGLKEKINLKLIENKTFDSGAIGLVYQTVR